Proteins encoded in a region of the Shewanella polaris genome:
- a CDS encoding sigma-70 family RNA polymerase sigma factor, whose translation MVQTSIHPKDESSIPQVGSDEQLMLDYQAGDVRAFEALYLKHKGPLYRYFVRQLHDQQLAEDLYQDTWGKVINAAVQYQVTAKFTTWLYKIAHNLLIDHVRAVKSLDKVTALDEDLTMDSLEADDQASPEPQVQQQQQADMMKSCIAKLPPVQKEAFLLNIEMGMTAAMISEIANVTLEATKSRIRYAYQSIKQCIANQWQETSL comes from the coding sequence ATGGTGCAAACATCAATACACCCTAAGGATGAGTCGTCAATTCCCCAAGTGGGAAGTGACGAGCAACTGATGCTCGACTACCAAGCTGGTGACGTACGTGCGTTTGAAGCTTTGTACCTTAAACACAAAGGCCCTTTGTATCGTTATTTTGTCCGTCAATTACATGACCAGCAGTTAGCAGAAGACTTATATCAAGACACTTGGGGAAAAGTGATTAACGCAGCAGTGCAATATCAAGTCACCGCAAAGTTTACCACTTGGTTGTATAAAATAGCTCATAACTTATTGATTGATCATGTGCGCGCGGTTAAGTCGCTTGATAAGGTCACGGCACTTGATGAAGATCTAACTATGGATAGTTTAGAAGCTGATGATCAAGCCTCACCTGAGCCACAAGTTCAGCAACAGCAACAAGCAGATATGATGAAATCTTGTATTGCTAAACTGCCGCCAGTGCAAAAAGAAGCCTTTTTGCTTAATATCGAAATGGGCATGACGGCCGCCATGATAAGTGAAATCGCCAACGTCACTTTAGAAGCAACTAAAAGTCGCATTCGCTATGCCTATCAAAGTATTAAACAATGTATCGCTAACCAATGGCAGGAGACGTCATTATGA
- a CDS encoding vWA domain-containing protein, with protein MNHVHKQLTRSTLAIVISAIIVSGCAQESTDTAKRSLPQSTSKTQSASETHSTSQDNLELHEVVGLVRASEPQADLYIRVKQQSSSAKANAASIEQRTVSGKFIGSNSVRDKHIRVSDRNLSSVPIANDKFESVVQNGNMLAAETPVSTFSIDVDTGSYSTTRRLINQGQLPAKNTVRVEELVNYFSYSYPAPTSTEQPFSVNTELAPSPYNADTQLLRIGIKGFDVAADQLGASNLVLLLDVSGSMSSIDKLPLLKQAMLMLSQQLSAHDKVSIVVYAGASGVVLDGVAGNNFTAIKTALNQLNAQGGTNGSQGIQLAYQLAQKHFIANGSNRVILATDGDFNLGMTDHQQLVDYVASQSKNGIGLSTLGFGLGSGTASYNDHLLEQLSNKANGQYAFIDTLNEARKVLVDQLSATLLTIAHDVKVQIEFNPAVVSEYRLIGYENRLLNRSDFNNDAVDAGEIGAGHTVTALYELRYNDSHNRLVDPLRYGIEKPAVEDTMVSTDELAFLKLRYKAIGEHTSQLIAYPISRDKQLTHLHQTSDDFRFAAAVAGFGQLLNQNDYVHDTDYANLITLAESAMGQDRFGYRHEFVQMVKTASVLDRQVMITEPDTRSVSQ; from the coding sequence ATGAACCATGTCCATAAGCAACTCACTCGCAGTACATTAGCCATTGTTATTAGCGCGATCATAGTCAGTGGTTGTGCGCAAGAATCAACAGACACGGCGAAACGCAGTCTGCCTCAATCCACCTCTAAAACTCAATCTGCTAGTGAAACTCATTCAACTTCACAAGACAACCTCGAGTTACATGAGGTAGTGGGATTAGTGAGGGCATCGGAGCCACAAGCTGATTTATACATTCGAGTTAAACAACAATCTAGCAGCGCTAAAGCCAATGCAGCATCAATTGAGCAGCGCACGGTTAGTGGTAAGTTTATCGGCAGCAATAGTGTTCGCGATAAGCATATCCGCGTAAGCGATCGCAATTTATCATCAGTACCCATTGCTAATGATAAGTTTGAATCAGTAGTGCAAAACGGCAATATGCTTGCCGCTGAAACGCCAGTATCGACGTTTTCAATTGACGTTGATACTGGCAGTTACAGCACCACCCGTAGATTAATTAATCAAGGCCAACTACCAGCTAAGAATACTGTTAGGGTAGAAGAGCTCGTCAACTACTTTAGCTATAGTTACCCTGCACCGACAAGCACTGAGCAACCATTTAGCGTTAATACCGAACTGGCACCATCACCGTACAATGCTGACACTCAGTTACTGCGCATTGGCATTAAAGGCTTTGATGTTGCTGCAGACCAACTTGGCGCATCTAATTTGGTGTTATTACTTGATGTGTCAGGCTCTATGTCGTCTATTGATAAGTTGCCACTATTGAAACAAGCCATGCTGATGCTGAGTCAGCAATTATCGGCGCATGATAAAGTGTCGATTGTGGTGTACGCAGGTGCCAGTGGTGTGGTGCTTGACGGGGTTGCAGGTAATAACTTTACCGCCATTAAAACAGCCCTAAATCAGTTAAATGCGCAAGGTGGCACTAACGGCAGCCAAGGTATTCAGTTGGCGTATCAATTAGCGCAAAAGCACTTCATTGCAAACGGCAGTAACCGAGTCATATTAGCCACAGACGGTGACTTTAATTTGGGGATGACAGATCATCAGCAATTGGTTGATTATGTAGCCAGTCAAAGCAAAAACGGTATTGGTTTATCCACACTTGGTTTTGGTCTGGGTTCAGGTACGGCAAGTTATAACGATCATTTATTGGAGCAATTATCGAATAAAGCTAACGGTCAATATGCCTTTATCGACACCTTAAATGAAGCACGAAAAGTACTAGTGGATCAACTCAGTGCCACCTTGTTAACCATTGCTCACGATGTCAAAGTGCAAATTGAGTTTAACCCAGCAGTGGTGTCTGAGTACCGACTGATTGGTTACGAAAACCGTTTGTTAAATCGCAGTGACTTTAATAACGACGCCGTCGATGCTGGCGAGATTGGTGCTGGTCATACCGTTACCGCCTTGTACGAGTTACGCTATAACGACAGTCACAATCGATTAGTCGACCCATTGCGTTACGGCATCGAAAAGCCCGCTGTTGAAGACACAATGGTAAGCACCGATGAATTGGCCTTCTTAAAATTACGATATAAAGCGATTGGCGAACATACCAGTCAATTAATCGCTTATCCTATTAGCCGCGATAAGCAGCTGACGCATCTACACCAAACCAGCGATGACTTTAGATTTGCTGCGGCAGTCGCAGGATTTGGCCAGTTGTTAAATCAGAATGATTATGTCCACGATACTGATTATGCTAACTTAATTACTCTGGCCGAATCTGCAATGGGCCAAGACCGTTTTGGTTATCGCCATGAGTTTGTACAAATGGTAAAAACCGCAAGTGTACTCGATAGACAGGTTATGATTACTGAGCCAGACACTCGTTCGGTAAGCCAATAA